Below is a window of Humulus lupulus chromosome 9, drHumLupu1.1, whole genome shotgun sequence DNA.
TAAAGGAATATATGAGGTTGTACAAGTTCCTGTTGACCCGGAGTTTATAGGAGATCTTGAGGATATCTTCATCACATTAGAATACGTTTATCAAGTAacctccatggataatattggatccttAGCTATGCTATTTGGcatgaggtatgtatcaattcaaCTTGAACTCAATCTGTTATGTGATAACAAACTGTTAGAGGAGatttaatatattagatattaatccatagtgaagtagattCTGAGATGAAATTGTTTGTTGCGGTAATAAcaaaaggttgagaacatgtgtgtcgcaatgaagtaggttctgtgaattatttgtgatgcGGTTTATGGACGAAattatgcatgttgtttgttgtatgttttgtttgaattgaatttataggtactaataattttggatatgctatagaaacagaggaaactctgcccaattttttagatgatattaattgaaaatgCTTTTGAATATGTAATAGGCATGATTGATTCTACATATGCATTTGGTAAAGCATTCACCCATATTCACGacaactatacaaattttttgacattgaacatctttctattggcaatgatgaaagtaaaaataatacggtggatcttatagccaaatggacGATGACTATTGATAGACAaagccaaatatatttcattccttggattattgtaatgccccaactaattctaagacctcagaccattaaaaactactaagacatagctactattttggaatacattcaagaaataatagaaatttattataaaaatccaaaatacgggatctcattgtttaatacataaaacataaagaaaGCATAAACCTTcatttaattgttcaaaaactaattgtggaaataaatacataaattaaaagacttgaaataacttcatcctcgatcttccagcagtccatccattcaatccatccccaatacacattccaaagctgccatgaatccgtctcgccttccaagtttattttcctgcaccatctaaaataaaggaatgagcctaatgcccaacaaggaaaaacttctaaaacataagactataaaacatataatgtaaaaacgtatatcatataaacataggatgtaacgacctaaaattactaataaggcttaagggcattgattagtgtgccgggatagcataattggtttatgtgtgattttaatgattaaatgcgtgattatgtgATAAACATGCttacatgattatatggatatatgagatgcatgattatgagtattagtatgcacgtaggccctgtttagattataagtgcatattcgtaattttggcccattgaagacataaatgtaattatttgcgataaattgttgagatcacattattgtgtggatatatttgcagattgtggctcgaggtgatcctagtgagcagtttagcgttATAGTCACGGTggagatttatacctggctcaggggagcctgggggtatttctgggaatttgagtgtaatgacccaactatttctaagaccttggaccattaaaaactactagacatggctactacttttggagaaaacatacataagaaatcatcataactttattaaaactctaaaataattattgtaccaataacataaaagtgtaaaataaaatgtgatagggtatgagatcccattgtttacaaaacataaaacataattttaaatactaattgcagaattacattaataaaacataatttaaaagactaaaaataaataacttcgtcctcgatcaacatgcagtccattcattccattcatcctcaacacacaagccaacctaccaagaatccttccacctccataatcattttcctgcatcacactaaaaataaaggagtgagcctaatgcccaacaaggaaaagctactaacaatcatataacataaataataaacataaggctatatcataaatatatactataaacatatgactataaaaacatatatcatataggactacaatggccatcatacttcttggggcttgttagctaagcaagtcatatgcccataaatatgTGGGGCTTGCTTGTTAAGCAAGTCATAttcccataaattcttggggcttgctagctagacaagtcatatgcccaaggactataaacatactatacatatacatatcataacataaacataacataacatataaacacataaaatctatcttattttccttaccaaaagccgggatatttgggaacaagaacaggattagaacactcctataaaccaacagtaaaaatggtgagaatctaaagaaaacgatgaatatgagaactaaaccatcaagaagaaacttaccatgaaggaccttaagtttcaagaacttaaatacctaatcaagaatcaataaaagagttaggatctgaataaaagaaacaaaagaaaactatagaatcataaagaaatgaacttaaggaataggaataccttgaatgaccttatggagtggtctaaacctcaataccgaaatcacgctatttctcacttccctagtgtttataaaagcttagaatgaaaaAGCTTTAACCCAACACCCAAGTGTATccctctatagtaacactagcaccttggaggctctgatcaaatgcttgaagaatgaataaaatggctgagcacttggtcctatttatagagttcaaggagtgaaactaaccccttttaatttgaataaataaattattataaaatgaaaaagatttgaattttcgttcaactaacgcccagaactcggtcaaaatcgttcaaaggcaggtctaagtggttaaggctatttttaaaatttaaaaagttaaactttaaaaaatatactCATGGatccgatatatcgcctccccctgtattcccgAGGTTTTTTCGATCGTTCATggaaagtcgacgtgttttctgtatcttccgtaggcgatatatcagcccctatgctgcgatatatcagcatacgtagatatattaaacacgttttgcactttttcagcataattttaattggataaacaactttgactgagtcataacacgatcctaacagttgctggaaggttctagagcttatagatctttcttttattaaaactattcatcaaaatacttaattccttaataatcatgattgtgacaagtgtcatgctcttattggttctatctaaaccttaggttataataaataatatatctaggactagcaatattaatcaaaccttatgttataattattattcttaaactataggttaaacttataaaatccataactgttgctatgagttgaACTAAAATCCACGGCCactaacatactactactactactactactctactgctatactgctgctgctgctgctgctgctgctgctgctgctgctgctgctgctgctgctgctactgctgctactgctgctactactactactactactactaccactgctgctgctgctgctcctcctcctcctcctactactactactactactactactactactactactactactactactactactactactactatagctaggctaagtaaacattctcgGACTCTAcattgggaaatatattggagattattaagaattggggaaaataattggtgattagttagatgacgggatttaagtggtaacgttagggacacttgaggaattagcgggaattgggagaaaatgaccaaaatgcccttaaaatgtttaaaggcttaggttttaatgggacgGAAAAATGTCATTTGATGGCTAAAAAGAGGATAAGGGTCtttctgcctttttcgacttagtgggatttgtagaatatgttagaagctgaaggaaagacaaggaagaaagaaagaagaaaaacagagagaCTCCTGTTTCTCTCCCTATCGATCACTTCCTCTCTCACTCTCCTTGAGGATTTTTGAAGTTGTAACTCAGAGGAAGCTTAGGCTAGAGTTTGGAGCTCGggttcttggtgaagctagaagatTTAGCAAGAATTAGCTACccaattaaggtaaagtttaaaagttttgatgagttttctgaGATTTGTTGGAGTTGGTTTCTGAACTTGAACTTTGGGTGGAAATAAGGGATTTGAGCTTTGGgaactgaggagctaaaggctagaAGGGTAAagagggcaacctagggtcgaattcttcattaaaggtaacaattctagacttgatcatttgagtttctgggttgtttctggtttttctgatgagtttttgagcttcaaactcAATTCTTATTTTTCTGTGTTTAATGATGCATGTGGCCAtgtttgatgttgttgggccatgtgggatgagatgtagtggatggtaggcttaatttgaagtgtggttgaggtttggaggggatttatggagttttggctcagggaaattcgaaggaaaaactCAAGGGATTTTTGGTGCTGTCTGTAGCACTAGCAAtagagcgctacagtgctatgCCTGGGTTTTTTGGGCGATTTTttctctgcttgtagcactgtagtgcccACCTTGTGGCGTTGTAttgctaccctgcctccagaaatgggttttgggtatttttcttagggtttttgctcggggtctcgggggtcgattccaccaccccgtttggttgaATTGGgccttcccgagggctcgagattggtcccgaagtTAGGTTTCAAAATGGATTGTTAGTGAGGGttatattttatggttgtgactggtGAACGCTAAGGCTCGgtcgggatcgtgctcaaggatcgtTTCTATTAACCAAAGTGCTTggattcaaaggtaagaaattgcaCTTGGTTATAtagttatgttgggactaagagttccctatacgtgtatgtgatgtcataagatggtattatgccatttggcatatgataaatgacctaagagtgccagaatcaagaTTTGTGtacaggacgcggctcgaccattggttattgaggttaagtacataatcactgagctcgacctaagcgagtcagagtcagtgggataattagagggtgcggcctaagggcgccggccctggatattgtgtgatataTGTATTGTTGTCTAGCTGATGATTGTGACAAGTTTGTTATCTGGATGACTGATTAATGGCTTGTTGTTTGTTGTCTTTGATTGTGTGGGCGATAAGACCTATTGTATATCTAAGTGATGATTTGTGAAATATCTGACAGTTGATTATCGTGTATGCTTTGTAATatggctttcttgctgggccttggctcacaggggcagcgtggtgcaggtaaaggcaagggcaaggtggaacagtcctgagttggagagctctggggctgaatgtacatagtcaactgatcGGCTGTCAGGGCCGAGagatggtacagggacaggagaacctaaaatgttTATTTTGTCCATAGAGTTGCCAGTAGTTGTAtatatcctgaaattttgtatactgtcctttaaactctatttcttttgggatcccatgtacgcaatgtttatttaaatgaaatgtatcttttatgaccaaaatattttaaccgtagttcaattatagtttcagtaacacgtttctaactaaatgacttgattagcaagcatTGCACCTTTCTAAACAAAcggtgtaacgatcttggctacccagggcgtaacataggactacaatattaatggccattaactcattaccgtagcatgtgataaaaccatataggtcctcagtctactaatcgaggtaggttagatcataaAGTAGTATTtgataacccatctaggccctcagtctactaatcgaggtagggtaaatcataactctaatctatgataatgataaaaatcttgggatttgatttgctatctaagcaactataatactCAAGTGACTagaacataaaacatattcatatacatatataacatatcaacataacataatatatcaacataacataacacatataatataacatattttccttaccaaaaactgggatattggagacaagagcgggattggaaaactcctaagaccaacaataagaatcatgagtttctaaagaaacggagatgaaaaggagatctaaaccatcaagatagaaacctaccgaaaccttaagtttcaagaacttaaacacctaaccaaaaccataataaaaagttaggatctaaaagaaaatgaaagaaaaaaataaaaagaactatgatgaactaaatctaaggataagaataccttggatagtctaagactttgatctacacctcaataccgaaatgtcactctatcttacttcccaagtgtttagaaaaagcttagattgaaaagcttttaaatcccaaaaccctagtattttctctctagaataaacttagcagcttggagcctctgaagaatgcttgaatgatgaatgaaatggctgagtactaggtcctatttatagagttcaaggagtgaaactaaaccCTTGtagaaagaataaataaatgaatattaattgaatataatagaatttttggttcaacagatgcccataactcggtcaaaaatgttcaggagcaaatctaggttgttgagggctgtttctaattcGGTTCCATGAAATTTCAAAAACACATAAGGGCAttcgatatatcaccccctataggcgatacaTCACCTGTCTCTATAtcccgagccttcgtggtttcgtttgtgcgaagtcgacgtgttttccgtatcaaccttaggcgatgTATCGGCCTTATAGCTACAATATATCAGCATAtactgatattttaaacaagtTTTTGCACCCTTTCAACATATTTGAAGTTTGGTAAAACAAAAATTGCTAGAGGACATGGCTACAAATAATCATCAGTGGTCTGATGAGAGGTCATCTAAGGACATGAACTTAATGCAATTACTGTTCTGACAGCACAAGTGGCCTCCTTGACAAAACAATTACAACAGAATATTGTATCTGCTAATGCGATTCATATGGCAGCTAGGTGTGACAAGTGTGGTGGTTCTCATTCTTTTGATCAGTGTCTTGCTAGTAGTAATAATAACATTCCCATGGACCAAGCTTAGGTTCTAGCTgtgggaaattttcagaggccatttaataatccattctccaacacttacaatcctgggtggagaaatcatcccaatttttctTGGAGGAACAATCAAGGCcagcaacctcagtttcagggccagTTTCAGCAGAATATGCATCAACAACCAATGCATCAAACCTCTTCATCGcaacagcctaggcctcaacaacCAATGAATCAAGCTCCACCAAACAGGCCTAACGAATTACAAGCTGCATTATTGACTCTCACCAACACCCAAACTCAGTTCATGACAGAGACTAGATCTTCTATCAGAAATCTTGAAACTCAAGTGGGGCAGTTGGCTAATATGCTAAATAATAGAGCACATGGAAACTTGCCTTGCAACACTGAAGTTAACcctaaggagcaagttcaggcaattactctgaggagtggtaAACAAATTGAGCAGTCCAGTGTACAACAGTCAGCAATTCAGAATAAAGAGTTGGCAGAGAAATCTGATACAATTTGGAAAGAAGTTACTGAGGACCACCAGAGTTCAAAAAAGAGTCCTCTAGTTGTTGTTTACTAGCCAGTTCGTGGTCCATATCCTCAAAGGCTTAGAAAAACTACTCTTGATAAAcaattttctaagtttttagaggtgtttaaaaagctgcataTTAATATTCCTTTTGgtgaggccttggagcagatgcccagttatgtaAAATTCATGAAAAAATTTCTGTCTAAGAAAAGAAAGATGGAAGATTATGAAACTGTGGTGCTCACTGAAGAATGTAGTGTAATATTGCAGAGGAAGCTGtcccaaaagttgagagatccaGGGAGTTTTACTATACCTTGCACAATTGGACAATTTGAATGTAAGCAAGCTTTATGTGATCTGGGCCCTTATCTGTCTtcagaagacttggtttgggtgagGCAAGACCAACAACAGTCACTCTACAATTAGCAGATCGATCGGTGAAGCATCCACGGGGTATCATTGAAGATGTTCTTTTGAGGGTGGATACGTTTATTTTTCCTGCTAACTTTATCGTTCTTGACATGGAGGAGGATATGGATGTACCTATTATTCTCGGTAgaccatttctagccacaggccaagctctcATTGATGTTCAAAAGGGAGAGCTTAAACTCAGAGATCAAGGAGATGAGGTTGTATTAAATGTCTTCAAGGCAATGAAATATCCTGTGGCTAGTGATAGTTGCTACTGTGTGGATGTGATAGAGAAAGGAGTCTCGAAAAGAAGGGTGAGTAGTGCTGCTTTAGAGGCGGTGTTAACAAGTGGTGAagtagatgatgatgatgctgagaCGAGAGAATATGGAAACTGGATCAATTCTTATCAACCATATAGGAAGAAGTTTGAAGAGTTAGCAGAGGGGCCTGAAAGACCATTAACATCCATTCTGCAGCCACCACAGTTGGAATTAAAGGCTCTTCCAAATCATTGATGTTACGCATACTTGGGAGAGAGGAAGACTTTACCAATAATAGTTTTCGCTGACCTCTCCAAAACAGAATTGGAAAAATTGTTGAGGGTTTTACGGGATCAGAAATTGGCCATTGGGTTGACTTTGGCATatattagaggaataagtccTTCGATAGTAATGCATAAAAttttattggaggagaatagTAAGCCATCTATAGAGGCTcggagaagactcaatccagtaATGAAGGAGGTTATACTTGAgcagattcttaaatggttggacgtCGGGGTGATCTATCCAATTTCTGATAGCGCATGGGTGAGCCCAGTACAAatggtacctaagaagggtggtATGACCGTGGTAAAAAATgaaacaatgaactcattccaacgaGAACTATGACGGGGTGGCAGATTTGTATTGATTACCGCAAGCTCAACATGGCTACAAGGAAGGATCTCAACGTGATTTGGAGGCGTTGGTGATTTTTTGGGCTTAAAAATGCTTGAGTTGAGAAATGTCTTAAGAGCCGCGGCATGAGTGCTTTGGAGCTGGGCCATCCCTCTAAACATAACCATTGTTTGGAAGGAGAGACTTGAGTCGCAGCATGGCTAAGGAGAGTCGTGGCATAGCAGAGTTGAATCCCTGAAATTTGAGACACGGTTTGCGGCATGGATATGGGAGAGCCGCAACCAGGATATGCAGATCTTCAAGAATCACAGACACGGGCCATGACATGGTGCGAGTTGAGCCGCGGACCACCTCTTCTAAAATTGAAAAATtaggttttataaagaaaataaagatcgAAAAAGAGAGGAAATAGAGGGGGAGGGTCTTGGTGGCTGAAGAAAGCTTGGAGAATTCTCAACtgcttatttttcattttttttctttatgttaCTTTTAAATTTCTTAGTGATTAGAATGATGTACGCCCTAaacatccacgggttattagcgagctgaaaAAGGGAATAATTCTATCTGCCACATGGAAGCCACATACCTGGAGCTGCTATTatgagtctccacctctttagctcgaggtagtcaaagggttagtaagaatactcgaaggcatcgggtcagcagtgtggacaccacgagctggaactacatcaagctcgaggtacggcATAGAGCTGACATCCCCGACcatttatgaagtcaaccacacaatgtaaacgtgcacatatcagacatcatgtgtctactccattcctgaattcttagACACGAagcataaatgtgcgtgttcacgcaccccacgactggtttgggccatgcggcccattattcgccttacctattgattagacaatacttcattgtcaggttttaggaactaatcataagtgtcacagagatgacatgatgggtaagaaggtcacgggatgaccccctttaccaacacccaggtgtcttctccctataaatatggagaccctcgGCGTTGCAAAGGGTTGACGTCTAGTTTGTAAAGAAACCCCCTGTAAGGAATActagagagatatcaataatattggctagtggactagagggattttaaccttcgaaccacctaaaaaggaaaggagttataaccttccccctATACTATTCTCGCCAGTTTAGAATacaaatatttacatattacggttcattatctaacactaatccatcctgtttattcgtataattatctattgccgaagaaccgcgtcaacagtttggtgctttcattgagatgatttagattggtgctattgcagaaacccaaccatggtggtttctcgctcgaggcatggtaatgaagcggatcaacgtgatgggcaggaggcccaccatgccgccatatccaatGACCAAAACCTTGAGGTTCAGTAGCGACCaggaaagcagccaatgggccagggcgacattggaagtttggctccccggccgcccaatctgaacccggatttctacacggcggtagaaatggaaaatgcacagttgaggagtcagctgtcaaaagcaaacaaccagatcgaagaggtcttggcccgattaacccctcttacaactgacgctaatgtcggaaagaggcatagtgtgactcataagtcccgccggggtaattggtccaggcccagtcggtcggtcagaacctcgacatcgaattctactcccacgtcacaccaccaggaaactgtgtttgaggaacttcctagggtcgATCAGTaattcagccgatcggtccaGACCTCAGCAACTAGCTCAGTTCCCCCCTCAAGTGCCCCCAGGAGGACCTAAGGCAGCTCATGAAGaagatctggggagggctcacaaCGACAGCCTGCCccagccagccgtcctgcaccacggTCAGATTACCGAGCGCAGGACGCGGGGAATGGAAGAGCAGGGCGGTCGCGACCTAGCTTAGTCtgccctgacgggaccaggatcgcgtcaccagttaTGCAACccccatcaccaataagatacccatctcctccccgtccaatCCGcaacattccggctcatgggagtagcaggagaaatcctccttttGCCGGACCTTCCCATCGCAACCGAGCGCGTGGGGAAATcctggatcctcaccctcagcggcgggctccgagtttctcaaacgggagttactggaccgggagtcaTCGAAGTGACATGTCCGACAaagacctgcgccatcgtttgagttcggctcaaagccctcaggccacctcgagggccgaccttcgagattgCCTCAACTCTGAGAGAGGAGATccagctagaaatggtagtcgTGCTCACCAAGGGGAGGGTCTGTCAGAAGTACGTGACAGCAGGAATGCCCCACATAACCTAGCTCAagctaggagggacaataacccgcctaacgcttacaatggaactggagctgttgaacagccccagagcaaacaaggaagtaaggaccaaaccctagagtgtctagctcagatggaggagctgatgatgaagctcttatcagaaaaagaaaaggatgagtacgactcgggggacgaactcgagctcttcgcccctagCATAGTAGctacggcgtatccacctggtttccgtatgcctcacttgtccaagttcgatggagacagggacccgtcagatcatttgggtatgttcaacaccctgatcatggcccacaacatcggtcccgagctaaggtgtttaatatttccttc
It encodes the following:
- the LOC133799609 gene encoding uncharacterized protein LOC133799609; amino-acid sequence: MNQAPPNRPNELQAALLTLTNTQTQFMTETRSSIRNLETQVGQLANMLNNRAHGNLPCNTEVNPKEQVQAITLRSGKQIEQSSVQQSAIQNKELAEKSDTIWKEVTEDHQKVFKKLHINIPFGEALEQMPSYVKFMKKFLSKKRKMEDYETVVLTEECSVILQRKLSQKRLGLGEARPTTVTLQLADRSVKHPRGIIEDVLLRVDTFIFPANFIVLDMEEDMDVPIILGRPFLATGQALIDVQKGELKLRDQGDEVVLNVFKAMKYPVASDSCYCVDVIEKGVSKRRVSSAALEAVLTSGEVDDDDAETREYGNWINSYQPYRKKFEELAEGPERPLTSILQPPQLELKALPNH